The genomic stretch caaatgtcttagaaatgcataaaatgtcgagatttggtgttatctcgaaaaaaaaatttggccgaaaatcgaccttctgggaaCCGAATGCTCAAtatggaatattttaaaacaGGCTTCTAAAATAACTCACAGCTCACTTTaaaccagatgtaaattattttaatgttgaTTAGGTATCTCAAACTTGATTTTCAAACACAATTCTAAACacaattaaaattcaatttaaaaggGTTTAAAAATGCTCATATGACACATTCTCTGCGAAAGTACATCAACAAAGcaatttttgaaatgcatattccagcaatgtaaatatttttcctagattCTATAATACTTGAACCTTCCAAAAACGTAAAAGTCAAATCTATAGTGTTTAAGAAACTGtagaaaataattgcaaaatTCAAGTAAAGTTATCAAAAAACAAGCTTTtttgttaaatattttttaaatggttcCAATTGATTAAGAGTATatatttatcatatttttttaggttacatgactgcaaaataaatgctttattcAATGCCTAAAGAGTTTTGAtgtgaaatttcaaatatgttgattttgagcgttgtaacgtcacgaaaaacaGTATCGTTTTTTACCTCATGGGAACTCCTTATATttaatcaaattaatatttCGTTTCCTCTTCATACTCAaaaatacctttaatttgacactaAAAGATCTTAGCAAGATTGAATACAACTTAAGTCACAACCGGGTTTAgtttgcgttgtaacgtcacgaattttttttctacccaTATGGTATTCATCTATGGTATTCTAGGTCTGGTATACTATGgaattcaatgtctgataacATATTTGTTGCGTCTCAATTACTTTACGTCACATCTTTCATACAACTGagaataaaatttgtaaaatggaCTAGTGTTTTTAATCATTAAACTGTGGGTCATCCATGAGTAACGTTACAATCTAAAAAATCTTAATAtgtattattatatttaaaGGAAAAAGTCTGACCTGTGTTGAAAATATCAGTATCATTCAGTGATTACGGGTCATCCACAagtttttacacggttttagaCGCAGCCATTATACAAATTAGATTTTCTTACTTAGGTCTAGCTCCTTTCCCAGgaacaattagttttttttttatttttttcttctttccaaAATAAGTGTATTTTTAGGGTGCTTTAAATGTAATAATGTTCCTAAAtgctgagatttttttttaatttaacaatgacattaattttaaaattatgcGGGAATTATTTTAATGAATTCATATAAATATCTAGGTAACTTTTCGTCTAAAACCTAAACATAAAGTGATGGAGCGACCAGCAAGTTTAAAAACCAATATATGCTGCGAATGCTTGTACACCTAACCAAGAAGTACAATAAAAGTTTCACAAGGAAATTATTTTGCACTTCTCACGGAAAGGGTAAGTGCATTGCAATTGATGGAAGAGCAAAAATGGTTATAAGGGAACATTCGTATATTACAAAACACGTTCAGGGAATGGAGGGTATTCAGCGAAGTGTTACTCTACGTAaggccaccatgcaaaattgcgttacgtgaAGATGGAGGGGTGTTGAAAATTGCCATCTTCCGCGTTACGTTTCGCATGTTGTTCCAATAGAAAAAAACCGTTGCCGCAAGGTGACCGTATTGATGAAATTAATAATGCTAGAGGCTTCGTCCGCATCGTTCAAGCCAATCCGCCGAATGTGAAGGTTATCGAAATTACATAACGTGACGTAACGGAACGGCATTTAGGACACATTTGTAAACTTGTTTTATACATAAATGTGAAACAActagaagaaaaataaattgaatatgtTTTGCACATAATGTCATATGAGACACTTTTGAGATTATTTACAATACATACGTCACTTATGAAAAGAGTTGCCATCATCATAACTCACATTCCTTCACTAAATATCATTAAATTTGAGTTTGGTTCTGCATTTTCAAATGTTTAACGCCAAAGTGAATTTGTTACATAGTTTATGGTCAACCCCTAAACCAAGTACATAAAGTAAAAGTAGTATTTGTTATCAAATCATGGAATAAGAAATCGTTATAAAATTCCAAACAGAGCAGGATTTGTGAGTTTTGTAAGGAAAGTCCGGACACCTCAATTTCtcgcgcgttgtaacgtcacgctacATTTTCACACTTTTCAGTTTCCTACTATGATTCCTTTTTCCTATTTAATAACAATAAATTCCATTGTAATTGTTTTTGGAACCACCCcagtgaaaaaataaatgaaccaccctgatAAAAATCAAGTTTGAGATACCaaatgaacattaaaataatttacatctggtttggaacgagTTGTGAGTAATTTAAGAAGCccgttttaaaattttccatattAAGCTTTCGGTTGCGGCTCATTGGTATGATACGGGCCagtcccagaaggtcgattttcggtaaaatattttttttttagataacaccagatctcgacgttttatgcatttctaagacatttggcatcgaaaaaaaatcgattttcccaCTTTActcgatgattttttttttcatgcaaacATTGccaaaaattatcatgaaaaatgtaaaagtaattttaataaTCAAAACGAAAgatccttttgaaaaattacgcgagtaTTTTTTGTTACAATATACTGCTTTCTGGCAATTTTATCTATTTATGTAACATACTTACTTTTAATTGTTGCTGCATATAACTCATGTTCTCGCTCTAAGCTTCCAGCAAGTATCGTCGATGCACTGGCACTAATAGAGCTGCTAGACCCGCGCGAACTTGTTGTGATATCCAGGGTTTTCTTATTCGCACAGTTATTGCGATTGTCCACTGTCAGCTGATCATTATTGATAGTTTTGAAagataaatttttaaagtaaaTACAAGTAGTATACACAGATAGTATAACAAGAGTACAAATAATTACTAATCCACTTATAATACTAGGTGTCCAAAATATAGCTTTTTCTTCAGTGCGTtgataatcaatcaacaatggTATAGCTGTTTCTTTAGGTGGTATTCCGGAATCAATGGCAACTGCTTGCAAATGCAATACTTTTCCAGTTGTAAAGTTTTCTTTTTGCCATATTTGACCCTTAGAATCTATATGGAAAAACCTTGAATTCTCACCGCGAATAAAGTATGCAATCTTATCATTAACATCTCCATCAGCTGCTTCTACCCTACCTATAACTAATGGGAAAGACTTCGCACTATTTGAGACTTTGAATGTATATTGAGGCCTCCTGAATCTAGGTTCCCAATCATTCACATCTACTACTTCAACCATAACTTCCGTGTACTGTTTGTTTTTACCATCATTAAGTTCTACAGTGAAAATATGAAAGGGACGTGTTTCGTAATCTAGacgattttttaaatagatatTTCCGTTGAAATCTATAGAAAAATAAGTAAATTCGCTGGCATTAAGAATTTTGTAACTCAAGTCATGCAATGTATTATTTGTAGATAAGTTCAATATGGTATTGCCAGGATTATAGTTTTCTCTAATTTTGATCTTATAACGAGGCTTCAAACGAACGTCATTGTtcaaatgattttcaattgtGGGTTGAGAAATAATAACAGTACTCAGAGCATATCGTTCAGTATTATCCAATTGTGCTGCTTTCACTACCAACttcgtggaaatcggtctaTCTAATTGTTTAGCGATTTTCAAAACTCCACTTTTAGTATCTATAATGAAATACTCTGACATGAGGGAAGGAATAAGCGAAAATTGCAAGGATGCATTTATTCCATAATCTTTGTCAACTGCCTTTATGGATTCAGGGTGCAAAAGAACCGTAGAACCAATCACGCTACTATGAATAGTTCCATAATAAACATCTTTGCTAAACTGAGGGTTTTGGTCGTCAGCATCTAAAACTAAAATCGTTACTGTTGTGTCTGATGATTTTGGAGGAATTCCTTGGTCTTGGGCGCGTAATTGTACAGACAAAATCTTGTCCATTTCGTAGTCAAGCTCACGTTTCAAAATCAATGATCCTTTAAAAGGTGACGCAAAAGCAATGAAGTTTGAAAATGGTCCCGGCAACACTCTATATATTATCGTCGAATATGGACCGGGTTGATCCTGATCCACAGCATGAATAGTCTGTAATATTCTGTTGAAGTTTCGAATATATTAATACCTAAAGATCTAAACACTAGCTTCAATTGACCCAAAATGGAGTAAAATTATACATAAAATACTACCCTGCACTGATTAATTTTGAATAATCAGAATTTGATGCTTTTTGTAATAAGTGTTTAGCGAGAAACGGGAGTGAAGGATTATTTCTTCATGCAAAGAGAAAATCAGCTAACAAGAGATAACTTAAATCCGCAGACAGAcatccaagctgagttccaaacttgtgtaaagatttttgtagtagcaattcgtaaccagatagcgctaccagtgacgccagcctcatacaccagcgaaaaaaatgtattgtagcgataaggtcaccaggtggcgctagtatacaagtgatttataacgcaattctctttgaaaatttacacggaatttccgatcaattttgttcttgcttggacgtctgtctgtgttAAATCATTTCTCAA from Wyeomyia smithii strain HCP4-BCI-WySm-NY-G18 chromosome 3, ASM2978416v1, whole genome shotgun sequence encodes the following:
- the LOC129733014 gene encoding protocadherin Fat 1 isoform X2; translated protein: MLHLSFAIVLAACFIKAHMHLIDSRCYLAEGGSAENFLASENATVGSVLGTLSVNGDPAADITLSLREKDSPVTISNNSKNIILNQRLDKEGLEGPSSVYVNVICHRKNSNDPSFLIPVNIHVTDENDNSPKWIGAPYSINISETTAIGTRILQTIHAVDQDQPGPYSTIIYRVLPGPFSNFIAFASPFKGSLILKRELDYEMDKILSVQLRAQDQGIPPKSSDTTVTILVLDADDQNPQFSKDVYYGTIHSSVIGSTVLLHPESIKAVDKDYGINASLQFSLIPSLMSEYFIIDTKSGVLKIAKQLDRPISTKLVVKAAQLDNTERYALSTVIISQPTIENHLNNDVRLKPRYKIKIRENYNPGNTILNLSTNNTLHDLSYKILNASEFTYFSIDFNGNIYLKNRLDYETRPFHIFTVELNDGKNKQYTEVMVEVVDVNDWEPRFRRPQYTFKVSNSAKSFPLVIGRVEAADGDVNDKIAYFIRGENSRFFHIDSKGQIWQKENFTTGKVLHLQAVAIDSGIPPKETAIPLLIDYQRTEEKAIFWTPSIISGLVIICTLVILSVYTTCIYFKNLSFKTINNDQLTVDNRNNCANKKTLDITTSSRGSSSSISASASTILAGSLEREHELYAATIKNAVANSQHFNALQKSCSEIEKDLLINSEHTFQNSVENHSSMGNKSCSYWQQKRSIPNEKLLCTLENNSENNLTVYF
- the LOC129733014 gene encoding protocadherin Fat 1 isoform X1; the encoded protein is MLHLSFAIVLAACFIKAHMHLIDSRCYLAEGGSAENFLASENATVGSVLGTLSVNGDPAADITLSLREKDSPVTISNNSKNIILNQRLDKEGLEGPSSVYVNVICHRKNSNDPSFLIPVNIHVTDENDNSPKWIGAPYSINISETTAIGTRILQTIHAVDQDQPGPYSTIIYRVLPGPFSNFIAFASPFKGSLILKRELDYEMDKILSVQLRAQDQGIPPKSSDTTVTILVLDADDQNPQFSKDVYYGTIHSSVIGSTVLLHPESIKAVDKDYGINASLQFSLIPSLMSEYFIIDTKSGVLKIAKQLDRPISTKLVVKAAQLDNTERYALSTVIISQPTIENHLNNDVRLKPRYKIKIRENYNPGNTILNLSTNNTLHDLSYKILNASEFTYFSIDFNGNIYLKNRLDYETRPFHIFTVELNDGKNKQYTEVMVEVVDVNDWEPRFRRPQYTFKVSNSAKSFPLVIGRVEAADGDVNDKIAYFIRGENSRFFHIDSKGQIWQKENFTTGKVLHLQAVAIDSGIPPKETAIPLLIDYQRTEEKAIFWTPSIISGLVIICTLVILSVYTTCIYFKNLSFKTINNDQLTVDNRNNCANKKTLDITTSSRGSSSSISASASTILAGSLEREHELYAATIKNAVANSQHFNALQKSCSEIEKDLLINSEHTFQNSVENHSSMGNKSCSYWQQKRSIPNEKLQIGPRALCNILYRFEKVKKSKNEVAIDVHRRRRKRSGTDD
- the LOC129733014 gene encoding protocadherin Fat 1 isoform X3, producing the protein MLHLSFAIVLAACFIKAHMHLIDSRCYLAEGGSAENFLASENATVGSVLGTLSVNGDPAADITLSLREKDSPVTISNNSKNIILNQRLDKEGLEGPSSVYVNVICHRKNSNDPSFLIPVNIHVTDENDNSPKWIGAPYSINISETTAIGTRILQTIHAVDQDQPGPYSTIIYRVLPGPFSNFIAFASPFKGSLILKRELDYEMDKILSVQLRAQDQGIPPKSSDTTVTILVLDADDQNPQFSKDVYYGTIHSSVIGSTVLLHPESIKAVDKDYGINASLQFSLIPSLMSEYFIIDTKSGVLKIAKQLDRPISTKLVVKAAQLDNTERYALSTVIISQPTIENHLNNDVRLKPRYKIKIRENYNPGNTILNLSTNNTLHDLSYKILNASEFTYFSIDFNGNIYLKNRLDYETRPFHIFTVELNDGKNKQYTEVMVEVVDVNDWEPRFRRPQYTFKVSNSAKSFPLVIGRVEAADGDVNDKIAYFIRGENSRFFHIDSKGQIWQKENFTTGKVLHLQAVAIDSGIPPKETAIPLLIDYQRTEEKAIFWTPSIISGLVIICTLVILSVYTTCIYFKNLSFKTINNDQLTVDNRNNCANKKTLDITTSSRGSSSSISASASTILAGSLEREHELYAATIKNAVANSQHFNALQKSCSEIEKDLLINSEHTFQNSVENHSSMGNKSCSYWQQKRSIPNEKSLQENVQFE